One window of Candidatus Tokpelaia hoelldoblerii genomic DNA carries:
- a CDS encoding Putative membrane protein (bhsal00130), producing MADFQNMRSKTVVRGDASIDAGLRSYMLRVYNTMALGLVVTAIVAMATYALATNNMAFAQAIYGSPLRYVVMFAPLVAILFLNFNIHNLSTGAARIFFFVFASLIGISFSSILLVFAMDSIAQVFFITAASFGALSLYGYTTKSDLRPLGTFLFIGLFGLILASIVHIFFMRDSQAMDFAISVVGVLIFAGLTAYDTQAIKENYYEADDHATTGRKVIMGALSLYLDFINMFIFLLRLLGNRD from the coding sequence ATGGCTGATTTTCAGAATATGCGCTCGAAAACTGTTGTTCGGGGTGACGCATCAATTGATGCTGGTTTGCGCAGTTATATGCTGCGTGTCTATAATACAATGGCATTAGGCCTTGTGGTCACTGCCATTGTCGCAATGGCGACATACGCACTGGCAACAAACAATATGGCATTTGCCCAGGCTATCTATGGCTCACCGCTGCGCTATGTTGTCATGTTCGCTCCGCTGGTTGCGATACTGTTTCTGAATTTTAACATTCACAACCTGAGCACCGGCGCGGCGCGGATATTCTTCTTTGTCTTCGCCTCTCTCATCGGCATCTCCTTCTCATCCATTCTGCTTGTTTTCGCAATGGACAGCATTGCACAGGTTTTCTTTATCACAGCGGCTTCTTTCGGTGCGTTATCGCTTTATGGTTATACCACCAAGAGTGACCTGCGCCCCCTCGGCACTTTCCTGTTTATCGGACTTTTCGGGCTTATTCTTGCTTCGATTGTCCACATTTTCTTCATGCGGGATTCTCAGGCAATGGATTTTGCCATTTCGGTTGTTGGTGTTTTGATCTTTGCCGGTTTGACAGCCTATGACACACAGGCCATCAAAGAAAACTATTATGAAGCTGATGACCATGCCACCACAGGACGTAAAGTCATCATGGGCGCATTGTCGCTTTATCTTGACTTTATCAATATGTTCATCTTCCTGCTGCGTCTTCTTGGCAATCGCGATTAA
- a CDS encoding Endonuclease/exonuclease/phosphatase family protein (bhsal00120) yields MRQPSRKNRLRDGLQQAIRNRSGHRPLSADCEGGDTVVASYNVHKCVGTDKVFDPARIVDVIAELNADVLALQEIDRRFGERIGLLDLDYLKEKTGLIPVPIDTMSPFGHGWHGNGLFFRAGKVRRVHQLELPGVEPRGALIVEFALKTGALRVIAAHFGLLRRSRAQQAAAILAILKEEPPLPTIMIGDLNEWRVGKTSSLTSLMPFFDVVMGTVPSFPSGFPMLALDRVFAWPHHLVTSLQIHITPLSEIASDHLPIKANLCLARAQQKKQADK; encoded by the coding sequence TTGCGCCAACCCTCCAGGAAAAACCGTTTGCGTGACGGCCTGCAACAGGCCATCCGCAACCGCAGCGGACATCGGCCCCTTTCGGCAGATTGTGAAGGCGGCGATACGGTTGTCGCGTCTTACAATGTGCATAAATGTGTCGGCACTGACAAAGTCTTCGATCCGGCCCGCATTGTTGATGTCATTGCGGAGCTTAATGCCGACGTGCTTGCCCTGCAGGAAATTGACAGACGCTTTGGCGAGCGTATCGGCCTGCTTGACCTCGATTATCTGAAAGAAAAAACCGGCCTGATACCGGTGCCGATTGATACCATGTCACCCTTTGGCCATGGCTGGCATGGCAACGGACTGTTTTTCCGCGCCGGTAAAGTGCGCAGGGTGCATCAGCTTGAACTGCCCGGAGTTGAACCACGCGGTGCACTGATTGTCGAATTTGCCCTGAAAACCGGTGCCTTGCGGGTGATTGCCGCCCATTTCGGCCTGTTGCGCCGTTCCCGCGCACAACAGGCGGCCGCTATTCTTGCCATATTGAAAGAAGAGCCGCCGCTCCCCACCATCATGATCGGCGATTTGAATGAATGGCGGGTGGGGAAAACCTCATCCCTTACCAGCCTGATGCCGTTTTTTGATGTGGTGATGGGCACAGTGCCAAGCTTTCCTTCCGGCTTTCCAATGCTGGCGCTCGACCGGGTGTTCGCCTGGCCACACCATCTGGTCACCTCGCTGCAGATTCATATCACACCCTTATCAGAGATAGCCTCAGATCATCTGCCGATAAAAGCCAATCTCTGCCTTGCCAGAGCGCAGCAGAAAAAACAGGCAGACAAATAA
- the parB gene encoding Chromosome partitioning protein ParB (bhsal00090) yields the protein MNEDQSKKRLGRGLAALIGDIEAPDESGQAVAVAMTSDKQVPIELVSRNPHNPRRSFAEESLEELAQSIREHGLMQPVVVRPSPVNPQHYELIAGERRWRAAQRAGLTRIAVVIRDVDDRTALELAIIENVQRADLNPVEEALGYQQLIDDHSYTQVDLAQVIGKSRSHVANTLRLLKLPAAVQQFLNEGALSAGHARCLITAPDPVHLAKRIVQEGLSVRQAEVLAAEKPDEKAEKRLPQEKDPNIKALEQTLLDKLGMQVVIQYGNKGGGDIRIRYKSLEQLDNICRRLQN from the coding sequence ATAAACGAAGATCAATCCAAAAAGCGGCTTGGGCGTGGACTCGCAGCGCTTATTGGTGATATTGAGGCGCCGGATGAAAGCGGGCAGGCTGTTGCGGTTGCCATGACATCTGACAAGCAGGTTCCGATTGAGCTGGTTTCGCGCAATCCGCACAATCCGCGGCGCAGTTTTGCCGAAGAAAGCCTTGAAGAACTGGCGCAGTCTATTCGTGAACATGGACTTATGCAGCCGGTCGTTGTCCGCCCTTCCCCCGTTAACCCGCAGCATTATGAGCTGATTGCCGGTGAACGGCGCTGGCGGGCGGCGCAGCGTGCCGGATTAACCCGGATTGCTGTGGTTATTCGTGATGTTGATGACCGTACAGCACTGGAGCTGGCGATTATTGAAAATGTGCAGCGTGCAGATTTGAATCCGGTTGAAGAAGCGCTGGGCTATCAGCAACTGATTGATGACCATAGTTATACACAGGTTGATCTGGCACAGGTGATCGGCAAGAGCCGCAGCCATGTTGCCAATACATTGCGCCTGTTGAAATTGCCGGCTGCTGTGCAGCAGTTTTTGAATGAAGGCGCTTTGTCAGCCGGCCATGCCCGCTGCCTGATTACAGCGCCAGATCCGGTGCATTTGGCCAAACGCATTGTGCAGGAGGGTTTGTCTGTCCGTCAGGCTGAAGTTCTGGCAGCTGAAAAGCCCGATGAGAAGGCTGAAAAACGGCTGCCGCAGGAGAAAGACCCGAATATCAAGGCACTGGAACAGACATTGCTGGATAAACTTGGGATGCAGGTTGTGATTCAATATGGCAATAAAGGCGGGGGGGATATTCGTATCCGCTATAAATCGCTTGAACAGCTGGATAATATTTGCCGCCGGTTGCAGAATTAG
- the cls gene encoding Cardiolipin synthase (bhsal00110), protein MLDILHSYWPHILAVLSLVLGLGAAVHATMTKDEVRAALGWVGVIILSPILGAVIYAVMGINRIRRKSLSNQRHKMRNPASFHRVDYDVAAQNVRRRFGRHGAALQRLGDYVSHHRLTRGNKVEILHGGDETYAAMLAAIRQAERSVLLETYIFDDDAVGGLFVEALTQAVSRGVSVRVLVDAVGARYSFPSIVRCLRQAGVTVATFNGNIITGLRLPYANLRTHRKILIVDGSVAFTGGMNIREGFSNALHGEQAYGDTHFRVEGPVVADLFHVATEDWRFAGGDELSQAPWALAAPALPPDRGMAVRLVASGPASDTMEINQHMLTGAFSLATETIRIKTPYLLPDRELVSALVSAARRGVRVDIFVPDNNNLKLVDRAMWAQFDQLLRDQCHIWRVKGSFDHSKLIVIDDYWVYVGSSNIDPRSLRLNFEVDLEIMDKRFAQKIAAIIDTTQRKAQQVELEALQKRPFLRRLFDRVIWLGSPYL, encoded by the coding sequence ATGTTGGATATTCTTCATAGCTATTGGCCGCATATTCTGGCTGTTCTGTCACTTGTTCTGGGGCTTGGCGCGGCCGTCCACGCAACAATGACCAAAGACGAGGTGCGCGCCGCACTTGGCTGGGTGGGGGTTATCATCCTGTCACCGATTTTAGGGGCGGTTATTTATGCTGTGATGGGTATCAACCGTATCCGCCGTAAATCCTTGTCCAACCAGCGTCATAAAATGCGCAATCCCGCGTCATTTCACCGCGTTGATTATGATGTTGCCGCGCAGAATGTCCGCCGCCGTTTCGGCAGGCATGGTGCTGCCCTGCAACGGCTGGGCGATTATGTCAGTCATCACCGTTTGACCCGCGGTAACAAGGTGGAGATTCTGCATGGCGGCGATGAAACCTATGCCGCTATGCTGGCGGCAATCAGGCAGGCTGAGCGCTCTGTTCTGCTCGAAACCTATATTTTTGATGATGACGCGGTTGGCGGCCTGTTTGTTGAAGCCCTGACGCAGGCTGTAAGCCGTGGCGTGAGTGTGCGGGTATTGGTGGATGCGGTGGGTGCGCGCTATTCTTTCCCCAGTATTGTGCGGTGCTTGCGTCAGGCGGGAGTAACGGTTGCGACATTTAATGGCAATATTATCACCGGTTTGCGCCTGCCCTATGCCAATTTGCGCACCCACCGGAAAATTTTGATTGTTGACGGCAGCGTGGCCTTTACCGGCGGCATGAACATACGTGAGGGCTTTTCCAACGCTCTTCATGGAGAGCAGGCTTATGGTGATACGCATTTCAGGGTTGAGGGGCCGGTGGTTGCCGACCTTTTCCATGTAGCAACGGAAGACTGGCGTTTTGCCGGTGGCGATGAACTCTCTCAGGCGCCGTGGGCGCTTGCCGCACCAGCTTTGCCGCCGGACCGCGGCATGGCAGTGCGTCTTGTCGCTTCAGGGCCGGCTTCTGATACGATGGAAATCAATCAGCATATGCTGACGGGGGCTTTTTCGCTCGCCACCGAAACCATCCGCATTAAAACACCTTATCTGCTGCCGGATCGCGAACTGGTCAGTGCGCTGGTGAGTGCGGCGCGCCGCGGGGTGCGGGTTGATATTTTTGTGCCTGACAATAACAATCTGAAACTGGTTGACCGCGCCATGTGGGCACAATTTGACCAGCTTTTGCGCGATCAGTGCCATATCTGGCGGGTGAAGGGCTCGTTTGACCATTCAAAATTGATTGTGATTGATGATTATTGGGTTTATGTCGGCTCCAGCAATATCGATCCGCGCTCGTTGCGGCTGAATTTCGAGGTTGACCTTGAAATCATGGACAAAAGATTTGCGCAAAAAATAGCTGCCATTATTGATACAACACAGCGGAAAGCGCAACAAGTGGAACTTGAGGCGCTGCAAAAGCGGCCATTTTTGCGGCGTTTGTTTGACCGGGTTATCTGGCTCGGCTCACCGTATTTATAA
- the lspA gene encoding Lipoprotein signal peptidase (bhsal00150) — protein sequence MSGRRIVSALFWIIALAALDQLVKGWIIASLAVGGHMTLLPFLSLYHTQNTGIAFSFLSSFHGLGLVILTLAVIGLVLWLWWKNTGHSRLAHIGYLLIVGGALGNLIDRVRLHYVTDYILFHISNWSFAVFNLADAFITIGAALIVLHEIISSRRDKRNKSHN from the coding sequence ATGTCCGGGCGCCGTATTGTTTCCGCACTCTTCTGGATTATCGCCCTTGCCGCCCTTGACCAGCTTGTCAAGGGCTGGATTATCGCCAGTCTGGCCGTCGGCGGCCATATGACGCTTCTGCCCTTTCTATCGCTTTACCACACACAAAACACCGGCATCGCCTTTTCGTTTTTGTCTTCCTTTCATGGTCTGGGGCTTGTCATTCTCACCCTTGCCGTTATCGGCCTTGTCTTATGGCTCTGGTGGAAAAACACCGGCCACAGCAGGCTTGCCCATATCGGCTATCTGCTGATTGTCGGCGGTGCGCTCGGCAATCTGATTGACCGTGTGCGCCTGCATTACGTCACCGATTACATTCTGTTCCATATCAGTAACTGGTCATTTGCCGTTTTCAATCTGGCAGACGCTTTCATCACGATTGGCGCGGCGCTGATTGTGCTGCATGAAATTATCAGCAGCCGGCGCGACAAGCGCAATAAAAGCCACAACTGA
- a CDS encoding Lysophospholipid acyltransferase, LPLAT superfamily protein (bhsal00140), whose translation MTSRPRSSSRKKTDTTENKVIYSDNGSLAVHLTTGAEAVKLSDTDHILETEPVFVVFDEAEKNNKPLAWCCITTSADKGHDTPFACSALFTTQKLMKRHPDLRFLEVSIFRIVDEKKAHRARGLLWQAITLYCAENSIDYILGCFSFDGKYPAEYALELSYLHHFCQTEPHLQLQAHNGASMDIMPVEAVKPKEVFRFLPPLLRYYLRLGAKAAKGAAISSDKAGIDVLLLIPAQSMKISPF comes from the coding sequence ATGACCTCACGACCCCGTTCTTCCTCCCGAAAAAAAACCGATACAACGGAAAACAAGGTTATTTACAGTGACAATGGCTCTCTTGCTGTCCACCTGACCACCGGGGCAGAAGCAGTGAAGTTATCCGATACGGATCATATACTTGAAACAGAACCGGTTTTTGTGGTCTTTGATGAAGCAGAAAAAAACAACAAACCCCTTGCCTGGTGCTGCATCACCACCAGTGCGGACAAAGGCCACGACACCCCCTTTGCCTGCAGTGCCCTCTTCACCACACAGAAGCTGATGAAACGCCACCCTGATTTACGCTTTCTTGAAGTCAGTATCTTTCGTATTGTGGACGAAAAAAAAGCCCACCGCGCCAGAGGCCTTCTGTGGCAGGCTATCACACTCTATTGCGCTGAAAACAGCATTGATTACATCCTTGGCTGTTTTTCCTTTGACGGCAAATATCCGGCAGAATATGCGCTGGAATTATCCTATCTGCATCACTTCTGCCAGACAGAACCGCATTTGCAGCTGCAGGCGCATAATGGCGCAAGCATGGATATTATGCCGGTGGAAGCTGTCAAACCCAAAGAGGTTTTCCGCTTTTTGCCACCCCTGCTGCGCTATTATCTGCGGCTTGGGGCAAAAGCCGCGAAAGGCGCCGCCATCAGCTCCGACAAGGCAGGTATCGACGTTCTGCTGCTGATACCGGCTCAGTCGATGAAAATATCACCGTTTTAA
- the lptC gene encoding Lipopolysaccharide transport inner membrane protein LptC (bhsal00200), producing MTVTKHQSDIFTATQKDEAAFEAARRHSARVRRWKVILPFIAVLVAGAFVSYTYRASTPTTFETVALSGDEEQGNVMKALKLEGYTKTEKPYALIAQKAIQVLGKNGIIALEDINAHLPAGERGSAKVDARAGVFDNVNGRLQLTKPFTVETADGMKALLQSADINIKNSEMATADPVKISTPTEKIEARGMRILDNGGRILFKGRVKLVINGAQAQ from the coding sequence ATGACAGTGACAAAACATCAATCAGATATATTCACAGCCACACAAAAAGACGAGGCGGCTTTTGAGGCGGCGCGCCGCCATTCCGCGCGGGTGCGCCGCTGGAAGGTCATCCTGCCGTTTATAGCGGTGCTTGTCGCCGGCGCATTTGTAAGCTACACCTATCGGGCCTCGACTCCAACCACATTTGAAACTGTGGCGCTCAGCGGTGATGAGGAGCAGGGCAATGTGATGAAGGCCCTGAAACTTGAAGGCTATACAAAAACGGAAAAGCCCTATGCGCTGATCGCGCAAAAGGCTATACAAGTGCTTGGAAAAAATGGTATTATCGCGCTTGAGGATATTAATGCGCATTTGCCGGCCGGAGAGCGCGGCAGTGCAAAGGTTGATGCCCGGGCGGGCGTGTTTGACAATGTCAATGGCCGTCTGCAGTTGACCAAACCTTTTACGGTGGAAACGGCAGATGGAATGAAGGCATTGTTGCAATCAGCCGATATCAATATCAAAAACAGCGAGATGGCAACGGCGGATCCTGTGAAAATCAGCACACCGACTGAAAAGATAGAAGCCAGAGGGATGCGGATTTTGGACAATGGCGGCAGAATACTATTTAAAGGCAGAGTGAAACTTGTCATTAACGGCGCACAGGCACAATAA
- the lptA gene encoding Lipopolysaccharide transport periplasmic protein LptA (bhsal00210): protein MDKTVQRIKSLCRKPRRVAGGVFLIVFMMAAVVSGAGAQQTSFGINLSGGKEPVQIEADDMEMRDKEGIAVLSGNVSVVQGDRMLRAGKVVVHYLKAGRASQAGAAGGLGSTGVDRIEVSNKVYIKSGTQVATGDEGTFDGKSNIMVLRGKKVVLVDGDNVATGCKLTAHMDTGKAFLESCSKKGRVSIIMNNK, encoded by the coding sequence ATGGATAAGACAGTGCAAAGAATCAAAAGCTTGTGCCGGAAGCCACGGCGTGTTGCGGGGGGTGTTTTTTTAATCGTCTTTATGATGGCGGCTGTTGTCAGCGGGGCAGGGGCGCAGCAAACCAGTTTCGGCATCAACCTTTCCGGCGGCAAGGAACCGGTGCAGATTGAAGCCGATGATATGGAAATGCGCGACAAGGAAGGAATCGCCGTGCTTTCGGGCAATGTTTCGGTGGTGCAGGGGGACAGAATGTTGCGCGCCGGTAAAGTGGTGGTGCATTATCTCAAGGCCGGCCGGGCAAGCCAGGCCGGTGCGGCGGGTGGTCTTGGTTCCACCGGTGTGGACAGGATAGAGGTTTCAAACAAGGTTTATATCAAATCCGGCACACAGGTGGCGACCGGTGATGAAGGCACGTTCGACGGCAAGTCCAATATCATGGTTCTGCGTGGAAAAAAGGTTGTGCTTGTTGATGGCGACAATGTCGCAACAGGCTGCAAGCTCACCGCGCATATGGATACAGGCAAGGCATTTCTGGAAAGCTGCTCAAAAAAAGGGCGGGTCTCCATTATCATGAATAATAAATAA
- a CDS encoding Hypothetical protein (bhsal00100) yields MASQKDIKKFLRERNINVEWGWFLALGVILLLFGFVACINLVSATVVSAWFVGIMVFFAGIAQLIHACNVTKWGQFFLWLLAGLLYIAAGIACFFHPLGAAMVITFMLAFTLIAAGIMRIIIGVRIRNIQGGGWVIFGGIITALLGILIIIGWPINSLWILGMFLAIDLIFQGWGWIAFAFGLKSLQK; encoded by the coding sequence ATGGCCTCGCAAAAAGATATTAAGAAATTTCTGCGTGAACGCAATATCAACGTAGAATGGGGCTGGTTTCTTGCCCTTGGTGTCATCCTGTTGCTTTTCGGCTTTGTCGCCTGCATCAATCTTGTCAGCGCCACCGTGGTCAGCGCCTGGTTTGTCGGCATTATGGTATTCTTTGCCGGTATTGCCCAGCTTATCCATGCCTGCAATGTCACAAAATGGGGGCAGTTTTTTCTCTGGCTGCTGGCCGGCCTGCTTTATATCGCGGCTGGTATTGCCTGTTTCTTCCATCCTCTCGGTGCGGCCATGGTTATCACTTTCATGCTGGCATTCACGCTGATTGCCGCCGGTATCATGCGAATCATCATCGGCGTCCGTATTCGTAACATACAAGGTGGCGGCTGGGTTATTTTTGGCGGTATCATCACTGCACTGCTCGGAATTCTTATTATTATCGGCTGGCCGATAAATTCACTGTGGATATTAGGTATGTTTCTGGCCATCGACCTGATTTTTCAGGGCTGGGGCTGGATTGCCTTTGCCTTTGGCCTGAAATCACTGCAAAAATAA
- a CDS encoding Hypothetical protein (bhsal00180) — protein MTVKKILGSLVLVPLAVVLLLFGFANREPVVLSFNPFNFTAAADSALSFTAPLFIWLIVFAGIGMLAGSAITWCGQHKYRKAARKNARQLAALHTRLQQQGQNTLPPAR, from the coding sequence ATGACAGTTAAGAAAATCCTTGGTTCACTTGTTCTTGTCCCGCTGGCTGTGGTGCTGTTGCTGTTTGGTTTTGCCAATCGTGAACCGGTGGTTTTGTCTTTCAATCCATTCAACTTCACCGCAGCGGCTGACAGTGCTTTATCCTTCACCGCCCCCCTTTTCATCTGGTTGATTGTTTTTGCCGGCATTGGTATGCTGGCCGGCAGTGCAATCACCTGGTGCGGCCAGCATAAATACCGTAAGGCCGCGCGTAAAAATGCCCGGCAGCTTGCCGCATTGCATACCCGTTTACAACAACAGGGGCAAAACACTCTGCCTCCAGCACGATGA
- the lptB gene encoding Lipopolysaccharide transport ATP-binding cassette protein LptB (bhsal00220) — MAKKQKETEAENVGRFTRTVMRQGTLVARGLTKNYRGRQVVNGVTFGVRAGEAVGILGPNGAGKTTCFYMVTGLVPVDSGSIEIDGFDVTEMPMYRRARLGIGYLPQEASIFRGLSVEDNIRAVLEVVEKDKHRRAGQLDDLLNEFKISHLRKSMAIALSGGERRRLEIARALASRPNFMLLDEPFAGIDPIAIADIQQLVRHLTSRGIGVLITDHNVRETLGLVDRAYIIHAGQVLTHGSPDEIVANPDVRQFYLGDEFSL, encoded by the coding sequence ATGGCTAAAAAACAAAAAGAAACAGAAGCAGAAAATGTGGGGCGGTTTACCCGGACAGTGATGCGGCAGGGCACGCTGGTGGCCCGCGGCCTGACCAAGAATTATCGTGGCAGGCAGGTTGTCAATGGTGTTACCTTCGGGGTGCGCGCCGGTGAGGCGGTTGGTATTCTTGGGCCCAACGGGGCTGGCAAAACCACTTGTTTCTATATGGTGACGGGGCTGGTGCCGGTTGACAGCGGCTCTATCGAGATTGACGGTTTTGATGTCACGGAAATGCCGATGTATCGCCGGGCGCGGCTTGGTATCGGCTATCTGCCGCAGGAAGCCTCGATTTTCCGCGGTCTTTCAGTGGAAGATAATATCAGGGCCGTGCTGGAAGTGGTGGAAAAGGACAAGCACCGCCGCGCCGGACAGCTTGATGATCTGCTCAACGAGTTTAAGATTTCCCATTTGCGCAAATCTATGGCAATCGCCTTGTCAGGGGGCGAACGCCGCCGCCTTGAAATTGCCCGGGCGCTGGCGTCCCGCCCGAATTTTATGCTGCTGGACGAGCCTTTTGCTGGGATTGACCCGATTGCCATTGCTGATATTCAGCAACTGGTGCGCCATTTGACAAGCCGCGGCATCGGGGTGCTGATTACCGACCACAATGTGCGTGAAACGCTCGGACTGGTTGACCGCGCTTATATTATCCATGCCGGGCAGGTGCTTACCCATGGCAGCCCGGATGAGATTGTCGCCAACCCTGATGTGCGGCAGTTTTATCTGGGGGACGAGTTTTCGCTTTAA
- the ihfB gene encoding Integration host factor subunit beta (bhsal00190) — MIKSELVQIIANRNPHLFQRDVENIVNAVFEEISNTLAQGNRVELRGFGAFSVKNRPARLGRNPRTGETVAVEEKWVPFFKTGKELRDRLNSDQI, encoded by the coding sequence GTGATTAAATCCGAACTCGTCCAAATCATCGCCAATCGTAATCCGCATCTTTTTCAGCGTGATGTGGAAAATATTGTCAACGCAGTTTTTGAAGAGATATCCAATACACTCGCGCAGGGAAACCGGGTGGAACTGCGAGGTTTTGGCGCTTTCTCGGTTAAAAACCGGCCGGCCCGTCTGGGGCGTAATCCGCGTACGGGCGAAACTGTCGCCGTGGAGGAAAAATGGGTGCCTTTCTTCAAAACCGGCAAAGAACTGCGTGACCGGTTAAACAGCGACCAGATATGA
- the spoU gene encoding tRNA/rRNA methyltransferase (bhsal00160) yields the protein MTQHTHNKPKSGQVKEITSAANPVIKDLRALSQKKYRDREGIFLAEGLKLVTDALDLDWVIRTFVFARTALDNPLVAKTAARARAAGALVIEANNKVMEAITRRDNPQNVIAVFEQRWCKAETMDFARQTLLLGLDRVRDPGNLGTIIRTADAVGASGILLIGDTTDPFSLEAVRATRGSVFAVPLYRLGEQKFLDWRRSFSGMVVGTHLQGAVDYRQIDYKKEPMLLLMGNEQQGLSDNLAAACDRLARIPQAGQADSLNLAVATGVMLYEMRRNHLTLDVRSA from the coding sequence ATGACACAACACACGCACAACAAGCCGAAATCGGGACAGGTGAAAGAAATCACCAGCGCCGCCAATCCTGTTATCAAGGATTTGCGCGCCCTGTCACAGAAAAAATACCGTGACCGCGAAGGGATATTTCTGGCCGAAGGGCTGAAACTTGTCACTGACGCGCTTGATCTTGACTGGGTTATCCGCACTTTTGTGTTTGCCAGAACAGCACTTGACAATCCGCTTGTCGCCAAAACTGCCGCGCGCGCGCGCGCGGCGGGCGCGCTGGTGATTGAAGCCAATAACAAAGTGATGGAAGCGATTACCCGCCGCGACAACCCGCAAAACGTGATTGCGGTGTTTGAGCAGCGCTGGTGCAAGGCGGAAACAATGGATTTTGCCCGGCAAACGCTGCTGCTCGGCCTGGACCGGGTGCGCGACCCGGGCAATCTCGGCACGATTATCCGCACGGCAGACGCTGTCGGCGCGTCCGGTATTTTGCTGATTGGCGACACCACTGATCCCTTTTCGCTGGAAGCGGTGCGCGCCACCAGAGGGTCGGTTTTTGCTGTTCCGCTTTACCGGCTGGGCGAGCAGAAATTTCTCGACTGGCGGCGCAGTTTTTCCGGCATGGTTGTCGGCACCCATCTGCAAGGTGCAGTGGATTACCGCCAGATTGATTACAAAAAAGAACCAATGCTGCTGTTAATGGGCAATGAACAGCAAGGCCTAAGCGACAATCTCGCTGCTGCCTGTGACAGGCTTGCCCGCATTCCGCAAGCCGGCCAGGCGGACTCGCTCAATCTTGCGGTTGCAACCGGCGTCATGCTTTATGAAATGCGCCGCAATCATTTAACGCTTGATGTGCGGAGTGCTTAA